A portion of the Stigmatella aurantiaca DW4/3-1 genome contains these proteins:
- the asnS gene encoding asparagine--tRNA ligase, which translates to MQVVSVKKALGNSIPPDSKVEVRGWVRTRRDSKAGVSFINVSDGSCFDPIQVVAPNSLPNYEKEVLHLTAGCSVICRGTLVRSQGKGQAYEIQAEEVQVVGFVEDPDTYPIQPKQHTLEFLREVAHLRSRTNTFGAISRVRHSAAQAIHRFFSEEGFFWVNTPIITASDTEGAGQLFRVSTLDAVNPPRTDAGKIDWSKDFFGKESYLTVSGQLNVETYCCALSKVYTFGPTFRAENSNTTRHLAEFWMIEPEVAFADLNDNATLAERFLKYVFKAVLAECGPDMKFFEERQQKGVIERMEKFSDSTFERIEYTEAIDILKKAKKKFDYAPEWGNDLQTEHERYLTEEHVGRPVVVMNYPEKIKSFYMRLNEDGKTVAAMDVLAPGIGEIIGGSQREERLNVFDQRVAQFGLNPEHYQWYRDLRRYGTVPHAGFGLGFERLLVYMCGLQNIRDAIPFPRVPGWAQF; encoded by the coding sequence ATGCAGGTGGTCAGTGTCAAGAAGGCGCTGGGGAACTCGATCCCCCCGGATTCGAAGGTGGAGGTTCGCGGCTGGGTGCGTACCCGGCGGGACTCGAAGGCGGGGGTCAGCTTCATCAACGTCAGCGATGGCTCCTGCTTCGATCCGATCCAGGTGGTCGCGCCGAACTCGCTCCCCAACTACGAGAAAGAGGTGCTGCACCTCACGGCGGGCTGCTCCGTCATCTGCCGTGGCACGCTCGTGCGGTCGCAGGGCAAAGGGCAGGCCTACGAAATCCAGGCGGAGGAGGTGCAGGTGGTCGGCTTCGTGGAGGACCCGGACACGTACCCCATCCAGCCCAAGCAGCACACGCTGGAGTTCCTGCGCGAGGTGGCGCACCTGCGTTCGCGCACCAACACGTTCGGGGCGATCAGCCGGGTGCGGCACAGCGCGGCCCAGGCCATCCATCGCTTTTTCAGCGAGGAGGGCTTCTTCTGGGTGAACACGCCCATCATCACCGCCAGCGACACCGAGGGCGCTGGGCAGCTGTTCCGCGTGTCCACACTGGACGCGGTGAATCCTCCGCGCACGGATGCTGGGAAGATCGACTGGAGCAAGGACTTCTTCGGCAAGGAGTCCTACCTCACCGTCTCTGGCCAGCTCAATGTGGAGACGTACTGCTGCGCGCTGTCGAAGGTGTACACGTTCGGCCCCACCTTCCGCGCGGAGAACTCGAACACCACGCGCCACCTCGCCGAGTTCTGGATGATCGAGCCGGAGGTCGCCTTCGCGGACCTCAACGACAACGCGACGCTCGCCGAGCGGTTCCTCAAGTATGTCTTCAAGGCGGTGCTCGCCGAGTGCGGGCCCGACATGAAGTTCTTCGAGGAGCGCCAGCAGAAGGGCGTCATCGAGCGCATGGAGAAGTTCAGCGATTCGACCTTCGAGCGGATCGAATACACCGAGGCCATCGACATCCTGAAGAAGGCCAAGAAGAAGTTCGATTACGCGCCGGAGTGGGGCAATGACTTGCAGACGGAGCACGAGCGCTACCTGACGGAGGAGCACGTGGGCCGTCCCGTGGTGGTGATGAACTACCCGGAGAAGATCAAGTCCTTCTACATGCGCCTGAACGAAGACGGGAAGACGGTGGCGGCGATGGACGTGCTGGCGCCGGGCATTGGCGAGATCATCGGAGGCAGCCAGCGCGAGGAGCGCTTGAATGTCTTTGACCAGCGGGTGGCCCAGTTCGGCCTGAATCCCGAGCACTACCAGTGGTACCGAGACCTGCGGCGCTATGGCACGGTGCCGCACGCGGGCTTCGGTCTCGGATTCGAGCGCCTGCTGGTCTACATGTGCGGCCTCCAGAACATCCGGGACGCGATTCCGTTCCCGCGTGTGCCGGGATGGGCTCAGTTCTGA
- a CDS encoding DUF6310 domain-containing protein, with the protein MPHAGGDDSHNECADKFPPNRYPGKDVLVCSKRFDALQVGVRVLWEIKTDQFDTYSDFLQGQVVRDQAAKMREERNIAVACGCGFVVGVSTEAHKDALLEEEPTLNIVVTGCKR; encoded by the coding sequence GTGCCCCACGCGGGCGGAGATGACTCGCATAACGAGTGCGCCGACAAGTTTCCTCCGAACCGCTACCCCGGTAAGGACGTGCTCGTTTGCAGCAAGCGCTTTGATGCGCTGCAAGTCGGCGTGCGCGTGCTGTGGGAGATCAAGACTGACCAGTTTGACACATACAGTGACTTTCTTCAGGGGCAGGTGGTCAGAGATCAGGCGGCTAAGATGCGAGAAGAGCGAAACATCGCGGTGGCATGTGGATGTGGCTTCGTCGTTGGGGTGAGCACCGAAGCGCACAAAGACGCGTTGCTCGAAGAAGAACCCACCCTCAATATCGTCGTCACGGGATGCAAACGATGA
- a CDS encoding chalcone isomerase family protein, translated as MARDPGVRSRTRFFSLAEQGRALAVEQDGRGRRMVRDGWWMVARWGVLSAVLVAGLVEAREVGGVKMPDTLQLQGRQLELAHMALKEKLFFNVYVWGLYMEQVPRAQSEAIAANSLKQLHFRFLRKVRRDQLLDAFRQGLSSNADLRSGPLQQQLETLLASLKDVSKGDNLVITYVPETGLQVSGEASGGVVIPGKPFADALFAAWLHRHPVFGR; from the coding sequence ATGGCGCGCGATCCAGGGGTGCGAAGCCGCACCCGGTTCTTCTCCCTGGCGGAGCAGGGCAGGGCGCTCGCCGTGGAACAGGATGGTAGGGGGCGGCGGATGGTTCGAGACGGGTGGTGGATGGTGGCGCGGTGGGGGGTGTTGAGCGCGGTGCTCGTGGCGGGGCTTGTGGAGGCGCGGGAGGTGGGCGGCGTGAAGATGCCGGACACCCTTCAGCTTCAGGGCCGGCAGCTGGAACTGGCGCACATGGCCCTCAAGGAGAAGCTCTTCTTCAACGTCTACGTGTGGGGGCTCTACATGGAGCAGGTTCCCCGCGCGCAGTCCGAGGCCATCGCGGCCAACTCCCTCAAGCAGCTGCACTTCCGTTTCCTGCGCAAGGTGCGCCGGGACCAGCTCCTGGACGCCTTCCGTCAGGGGCTCTCCAGCAACGCGGATCTGCGCTCGGGCCCCTTGCAGCAGCAGTTGGAGACGCTGCTGGCGTCCCTGAAGGACGTGAGCAAGGGCGATAACCTCGTCATCACCTACGTGCCGGAGACGGGGCTCCAGGTGTCGGGCGAGGCGTCCGGTGGGGTCGTCATTCCTGGCAAGCCCTTCGCGGATGCGCTCTTCGCCGCCTGGCTCCACCGGCACCCTGTCTTCGGGCGCTGA
- a CDS encoding TonB-dependent receptor, whose protein sequence is MRTTASVLALLLAASAGAQAPDAGSPPPTDAGGPTGVLTRAPELKRQVEAPYPPEALARQLEGTVVMLIDISETGAVTDVQVTEPAGHGFDEAAVAAVRQFEFEPAEVDGVPAPVRIQYAYQFVWRAPAPVEGSPEAPVEAPVNFSGRALERGTRKPLAGAEVALPRLEQSTTTDAEGRFSFRGVPLGSHEVLVVLGGYERFRTQESFNEGQQTQATYYVRKRIFSPYETVVRSERERKEVTRTTLQAAEIQKVPGTQGDTLKVVQNLPGVARPAFNGGQIVIRGTSPNDSGIFLDGQRIPLLYHFGGLTSVYNSELLDSLDYLPGNFSAYYGNVTGGVINVRSRAPKMDGFHGTVGVSLIESNAVLEGPLTENLGIAVAGRRSYIDLVLKAIPENEDGPSIQVAPRYYDAQLKLHWTPHKQHTFTLQGLISNDVLGLVFDRPADDDPSINGAFEITTGFKQLRLGHQYKAGRFNLDSQVLVGNTLIEFIVGDRNLRISSLDLGLRSTAEYAVAEPLTVAGGLDIDFARADVRARLQSLPREGEPPAPLLLEEILTVDGNFLQYFPGMWAELRWKPVKDLLVVPGLRSESYVFENQEVRKRSLNPRLAVRYALTDTVTLKGGAGIYHSPPSQDEPSITFGNPELKAKRSKQYSVGSEWQPTPEYFLSGELFYNDLSRLIVRSDRQVERDGQQVPERLSNQGTGRILGFEVLARRVLTERFFGWVSYTFSRSQRRDRPGERLRLFDNDQTHVLTAIASYKLPAGWELGARMRVASGNPLTPVTGAVRDDGTDVFIPTFGPVNSERLPTFHQLDIRVDKNFVFEQWNLNVYLDLTNAYNHPAKEGILYNYNYTESAFLKGLPLLPILGAKGSF, encoded by the coding sequence ATGCGAACGACAGCCTCTGTTCTAGCCCTCCTCTTGGCGGCCAGTGCCGGGGCCCAGGCCCCAGATGCCGGTTCGCCTCCGCCCACCGATGCGGGGGGGCCCACGGGGGTGCTCACCCGGGCCCCCGAGCTCAAGCGTCAGGTGGAGGCGCCGTACCCGCCGGAAGCCCTCGCGCGGCAGCTCGAGGGCACGGTGGTCATGCTCATCGACATCTCCGAGACGGGGGCCGTCACGGACGTGCAGGTGACGGAGCCCGCGGGCCACGGCTTCGATGAGGCGGCCGTGGCGGCGGTGAGGCAGTTCGAGTTCGAGCCCGCCGAGGTGGATGGCGTCCCCGCCCCGGTGCGAATCCAGTACGCCTACCAGTTCGTCTGGCGCGCGCCGGCGCCCGTGGAGGGAAGCCCGGAGGCGCCCGTCGAGGCGCCGGTGAATTTCAGCGGCAGGGCGCTGGAGCGCGGCACCCGCAAGCCCTTGGCCGGAGCAGAGGTGGCCCTGCCGCGGCTGGAGCAGTCCACCACCACCGACGCAGAGGGGCGCTTCTCGTTCCGGGGCGTGCCGCTGGGCTCACACGAGGTGCTCGTCGTCCTCGGCGGTTACGAGCGGTTCCGCACCCAGGAGTCCTTCAACGAAGGGCAGCAGACGCAAGCCACCTATTATGTGCGCAAGCGCATCTTCAGCCCGTACGAGACGGTGGTGCGCAGCGAGCGCGAGCGCAAGGAGGTCACCCGCACCACGCTCCAGGCGGCGGAGATTCAGAAGGTTCCGGGCACCCAGGGCGACACGCTGAAGGTGGTGCAGAACCTGCCCGGCGTGGCCCGGCCCGCCTTCAACGGTGGGCAGATCGTCATCCGCGGCACCAGCCCCAACGACTCGGGCATCTTCCTGGATGGGCAGCGGATTCCGCTGCTCTACCACTTTGGCGGCCTCACCTCCGTGTACAACTCGGAGCTGCTGGACTCGCTGGACTACCTGCCGGGCAACTTCTCCGCCTACTACGGCAACGTCACCGGTGGCGTCATCAACGTGCGCAGCCGCGCGCCGAAGATGGATGGCTTTCACGGCACCGTGGGCGTGAGCCTCATCGAGAGCAACGCCGTCCTCGAGGGTCCGCTCACCGAGAACCTGGGCATCGCGGTGGCGGGCCGGCGCTCCTACATCGACCTGGTGCTCAAGGCCATTCCCGAGAACGAGGACGGCCCCAGCATCCAGGTGGCCCCGCGCTACTACGATGCCCAGCTCAAGCTGCACTGGACGCCGCACAAGCAGCACACCTTCACCTTGCAAGGGCTCATCTCCAACGACGTGCTGGGGCTGGTGTTCGACCGGCCCGCGGACGACGATCCGAGCATCAACGGCGCGTTCGAGATCACCACCGGCTTCAAGCAGTTGAGGCTGGGACACCAATACAAGGCGGGCCGCTTCAACCTGGACAGCCAGGTGCTGGTGGGCAACACCCTCATCGAGTTCATCGTCGGAGACCGCAACCTGCGCATCTCCTCGCTGGACCTGGGGCTGCGCTCCACCGCCGAGTATGCCGTGGCGGAGCCGCTCACCGTGGCGGGCGGTCTGGACATCGACTTCGCGCGGGCGGACGTGCGGGCCCGGCTCCAGAGCCTGCCCCGCGAAGGTGAGCCTCCCGCGCCCCTGCTGCTGGAAGAGATCCTCACCGTGGATGGCAACTTCCTTCAGTACTTCCCGGGCATGTGGGCGGAGCTTCGCTGGAAGCCGGTGAAGGACTTGTTGGTGGTCCCGGGCCTGCGCAGCGAGAGCTACGTGTTCGAGAACCAGGAGGTCCGCAAGCGCTCGCTCAACCCCCGGCTGGCCGTCCGGTATGCGCTCACGGACACGGTGACGCTCAAGGGCGGGGCGGGCATCTACCACTCCCCGCCGAGCCAGGACGAGCCCAGCATCACCTTCGGCAACCCGGAGCTGAAGGCCAAGCGCTCCAAACAGTACAGCGTGGGCTCCGAGTGGCAGCCCACGCCCGAGTACTTCCTCAGCGGAGAGCTTTTCTACAATGACCTGAGCCGCCTCATCGTCCGCTCGGACCGGCAGGTGGAGCGCGACGGCCAGCAGGTGCCCGAGCGGCTCTCCAACCAGGGCACGGGCCGCATCCTCGGGTTCGAAGTGCTGGCCCGGCGCGTCCTCACCGAGCGCTTCTTCGGGTGGGTGTCCTACACCTTCAGCCGCAGCCAGCGCCGGGACCGGCCCGGGGAGAGGCTGCGGCTGTTCGACAACGATCAGACCCACGTGCTGACGGCCATCGCCAGCTACAAGCTGCCGGCCGGGTGGGAGCTGGGCGCGCGCATGCGCGTTGCCTCCGGCAACCCGCTCACGCCCGTCACCGGCGCGGTGAGGGATGATGGCACGGACGTCTTCATCCCCACCTTCGGCCCGGTGAACTCCGAGCGGCTGCCCACCTTCCACCAGTTGGACATCCGCGTCGACAAGAACTTCGTCTTCGAGCAGTGGAACCTGAACGTGTACCTGGACCTGACCAACGCCTACAACCACCCGGCGAAGGAAGGGATCCTCTACAACTACAACTACACCGAGAGCGCGTTCCTGAAGGGGTTGCCCCTTCTGCCCATTCTCGGCGCCAAAGGGAGCTTCTGA
- a CDS encoding DEAD/DEAH box helicase — MSTSFKSLGLSSESLDAVRRARFASPTPIQAQAIPPALAGRDVIGCAVTGTGKTAAYLLPLVERLAGERGPVGLVLAPTRELVLQIAQEAAFFGEPRGLTQAVVTGGTDMGAQVEALRQRPTLVLATPGRLADLLKEGVANLSAVRMLVLDEADRTLEMGFMPELQQILAALPRERQTLLFSATLGHNVTRFAQEVLRKPVRVEVTPSGTPAARAVQRLYEVEASEKYPLLLSLLAKDQLSVLVFTRTRERAEKVQEVLKRAGHKTAAIHADRTQGQRRQALEGFRRGQYRCLVATDIASRGLDVEDIGHVINFDLPHAPEDYVHRIGRTARAGASGRASTFVTSRDEETVRAIERIVRMSLPRAEVPREDPVFVEELEEFQAGQEDAELTKPRGLPRPTGVSAKGGRRGGGRARAVDAFPSDEVLPGWEEPGDKGPTRRGNSGREADRTHSRPTSGGRGKARGASHPGEGQERRGKGARRKGAPGRGGSSARGTAPRRENEEAPRRERPVSPRRGEGGREREPARGEKRFGGQRTGKGKGFARGPKRPGGKGAGPRGKPPRGTGRSPRGQGGGGRRGR; from the coding sequence GTGAGCACCTCCTTCAAGTCCCTCGGCCTCTCTTCTGAATCGCTCGATGCGGTGCGGCGCGCCCGCTTCGCCTCGCCCACCCCCATCCAGGCCCAGGCCATCCCACCGGCGTTGGCCGGGCGGGACGTCATCGGTTGCGCGGTCACGGGCACCGGCAAGACCGCCGCCTATCTGCTGCCGCTGGTCGAGCGCCTGGCCGGGGAACGGGGCCCTGTGGGGCTGGTGCTCGCCCCCACGCGCGAACTGGTGCTGCAGATCGCTCAGGAGGCCGCCTTTTTCGGGGAGCCTCGTGGCCTGACCCAGGCGGTGGTGACTGGCGGCACGGACATGGGCGCCCAGGTGGAGGCGCTCCGACAGCGGCCCACGCTGGTGCTCGCCACCCCGGGCCGGTTGGCCGACTTGCTGAAGGAGGGGGTGGCGAATCTCTCCGCGGTGCGCATGCTCGTGCTGGATGAGGCGGACCGGACGCTGGAGATGGGCTTCATGCCCGAGCTTCAGCAGATCCTCGCCGCCTTGCCCCGCGAGCGTCAGACGCTTCTCTTCTCCGCCACCCTTGGCCACAATGTGACGCGTTTCGCCCAGGAGGTGCTGCGCAAGCCCGTCCGGGTGGAGGTCACCCCGAGCGGGACGCCCGCCGCGCGGGCCGTGCAGCGGCTGTACGAGGTCGAAGCCTCGGAGAAGTACCCGCTGCTGCTCAGCCTGCTCGCCAAGGACCAGCTCAGCGTGCTGGTCTTCACCCGCACCCGGGAACGGGCCGAGAAGGTCCAGGAAGTGCTCAAGCGAGCGGGTCACAAGACCGCGGCCATTCACGCGGACCGCACCCAGGGGCAGCGCCGGCAGGCGCTCGAAGGATTCCGGCGAGGGCAGTACCGCTGCCTGGTGGCCACCGACATCGCGTCGCGCGGCCTGGATGTGGAGGACATCGGCCACGTCATCAACTTCGACTTGCCCCACGCGCCGGAAGATTACGTCCACCGGATTGGCCGCACGGCGCGAGCCGGTGCGAGTGGACGTGCCTCGACGTTTGTCACCTCTCGGGACGAGGAGACTGTGCGAGCCATCGAGCGCATCGTTCGCATGAGCCTGCCGCGTGCCGAAGTGCCCCGGGAGGACCCGGTCTTTGTCGAGGAACTGGAAGAGTTCCAGGCGGGGCAGGAGGACGCGGAGCTGACGAAGCCCAGAGGCCTCCCACGCCCCACGGGCGTGAGTGCGAAGGGGGGGCGACGCGGAGGGGGCCGTGCACGCGCGGTGGACGCGTTCCCCAGCGATGAGGTGCTGCCCGGCTGGGAAGAGCCTGGAGACAAGGGCCCCACCCGCCGTGGGAACTCGGGGCGTGAGGCGGACCGCACGCACTCCCGGCCCACGAGTGGTGGCAGGGGCAAGGCCCGTGGCGCAAGCCATCCGGGCGAGGGTCAGGAACGCCGCGGCAAGGGGGCCCGCCGCAAAGGAGCCCCGGGCCGTGGAGGAAGTTCTGCCCGGGGGACAGCCCCTCGGCGGGAGAATGAGGAGGCTCCTCGCAGGGAACGCCCCGTTTCCCCGCGCCGAGGGGAAGGTGGGCGTGAGCGGGAACCCGCCCGTGGAGAGAAGCGTTTTGGCGGGCAGAGGACAGGCAAGGGAAAGGGCTTTGCGCGCGGCCCAAAGCGGCCGGGCGGGAAGGGAGCAGGGCCCAGGGGGAAGCCTCCTCGTGGAACAGGCCGCTCTCCGCGAGGACAAGGAGGCGGGGGACGGCGAGGCCGGTAG
- a CDS encoding serine/threonine-protein kinase, with protein sequence MQTPHAPELNPALLPPGTLVGSWRVVAWAGRGVHGAVYQVVPVDSAHAHPLRDSGTWQHPGGTLHPFLVMDWVHGTPLYDWAQQHAPSSQKVLRLLAQLARALHALHSQGCLHRDVKGDNVLVRHSDGSALLTDFGSGRSSDSATLTPGTLPPGTPAYRSPEACLFDLQFFRDPRAHYAAQPADDLYALGVTAYRLVTGAYPELGEPARDASGIWRLEGLASASPIALNPHVAPQLNDLILRMLSMRPEERGTAEALAEALEQAAVASAPPSLPTGNAVAETQAQAHEVPFPAPGSAARVSLPVRTQPWLGLAGMAAVLALGVWLCWGTSQTFPGPPSVATPRADEAHLEDGGTSGLGDEAVTAAAVAPPVPSVSGESHEGTLPEPMPGQTRPDAKGRCAHPQQIRLNGGCWVKTSLGREKCEALNGAMRDGTCYVPAASPERQPTSHPVHTP encoded by the coding sequence ATGCAGACACCCCATGCTCCCGAGTTGAACCCCGCGCTCCTTCCTCCTGGCACCCTGGTGGGCTCCTGGCGCGTGGTGGCCTGGGCGGGCCGAGGCGTCCACGGCGCCGTCTACCAAGTGGTGCCGGTGGACTCTGCGCACGCCCATCCTCTAAGAGACTCCGGTACCTGGCAACACCCTGGCGGCACGCTTCACCCATTTCTTGTGATGGACTGGGTGCACGGCACTCCGCTGTATGACTGGGCCCAGCAACACGCTCCTTCTTCCCAGAAGGTCCTCCGGCTGCTGGCTCAACTGGCGCGCGCCCTCCACGCCTTGCACTCCCAGGGTTGCCTCCACCGCGACGTCAAGGGCGACAACGTCCTGGTACGCCACTCCGATGGCAGTGCCCTTCTCACCGACTTTGGCTCCGGACGCTCCTCGGACTCCGCCACCCTGACCCCCGGCACCTTGCCTCCAGGCACCCCGGCCTACCGCTCTCCGGAGGCCTGCTTGTTCGACCTCCAGTTCTTCCGTGACCCTCGGGCCCATTACGCCGCACAACCCGCCGATGATCTTTACGCGCTGGGGGTCACTGCCTACCGGCTCGTCACGGGCGCGTACCCTGAACTCGGGGAACCGGCCCGGGATGCGTCTGGCATCTGGCGCCTGGAGGGCCTTGCATCTGCCTCTCCGATTGCGCTCAATCCCCACGTGGCCCCGCAGCTCAATGACTTGATCCTTCGCATGCTCTCCATGCGTCCCGAGGAGCGCGGCACGGCGGAGGCGTTGGCCGAAGCGCTGGAGCAGGCCGCCGTTGCTTCAGCGCCCCCCTCACTCCCAACGGGCAACGCGGTTGCTGAAACGCAGGCTCAGGCACACGAAGTTCCTTTCCCTGCTCCGGGCTCCGCCGCGAGAGTCAGCCTTCCTGTGCGCACCCAACCTTGGCTTGGTCTCGCGGGGATGGCAGCGGTTCTGGCGTTGGGCGTCTGGCTTTGCTGGGGCACATCCCAGACGTTCCCTGGACCGCCTTCCGTCGCCACACCAAGGGCTGATGAAGCCCACTTGGAAGACGGTGGTACATCGGGGCTCGGCGATGAAGCGGTGACTGCGGCCGCAGTGGCGCCCCCAGTTCCCTCCGTGTCAGGAGAGAGCCACGAGGGCACACTCCCCGAGCCCATGCCTGGCCAAACACGGCCCGATGCGAAAGGCCGTTGTGCTCATCCGCAACAGATTCGCCTCAACGGCGGGTGTTGGGTCAAGACATCCCTGGGGCGTGAGAAGTGCGAGGCTCTCAATGGAGCCATGCGCGATGGCACTTGTTACGTGCCTGCCGCTTCTCCTGAGCGCCAACCCACCTCACACCCCGTGCACACTCCGTGA
- a CDS encoding SAM hydrolase/SAM-dependent halogenase family protein: MRLAVCSVVMLLLWAPGGWAQAPAPAPTPAPPTVVFMTDFGVRDDSVAICKGVMLGLEPRLRIVDLSHDVTPYSVLDGARFLAGTAPYYPAGTVFVAVVDPGVGSARRALVVKTRRGQFFVLPDNGLITLVARQEGVVEAREITNRLWHFAPELSSTFHGRDVFAPVAARLARGEDWTQVGAPVEGWVRLEIPEAQVKDEALHGTVLAIEHPYGNLVTNVDGALLAKLGYQRGDTVRVTFGKGRELRLPLVSTFSEVPVGKPLAYVDSRGRVGFAVNQGSFAQVHGVRPLTPWILKRK; this comes from the coding sequence ATGCGTCTGGCCGTTTGCTCCGTTGTCATGCTGCTTCTCTGGGCCCCAGGAGGCTGGGCCCAAGCACCCGCTCCCGCGCCCACGCCCGCGCCGCCCACGGTGGTGTTCATGACGGACTTCGGCGTGCGGGACGACTCGGTGGCCATTTGCAAAGGGGTGATGCTTGGCCTGGAGCCCCGGCTGCGCATCGTGGATCTGTCGCACGATGTGACGCCCTACTCGGTGCTGGACGGGGCCCGGTTCCTCGCGGGCACGGCGCCGTACTACCCGGCGGGCACGGTGTTCGTCGCCGTGGTGGATCCCGGCGTCGGCAGCGCGCGCCGGGCGCTGGTGGTGAAGACGCGGAGAGGACAGTTCTTCGTCCTTCCCGACAACGGCCTCATCACCCTCGTGGCGCGGCAGGAGGGCGTGGTGGAAGCGCGGGAGATCACCAACCGCCTCTGGCACTTCGCCCCGGAGCTGTCCTCCACGTTCCACGGCCGGGATGTGTTCGCCCCGGTGGCGGCGCGCCTGGCGCGGGGGGAGGATTGGACGCAGGTGGGAGCCCCCGTGGAGGGCTGGGTGCGGCTGGAGATTCCCGAGGCCCAGGTGAAGGACGAGGCGCTGCACGGCACGGTGCTCGCCATCGAGCACCCGTACGGCAACCTCGTCACCAACGTGGACGGAGCGCTGCTGGCGAAGCTGGGCTACCAGCGCGGGGACACGGTGCGCGTCACCTTTGGCAAGGGCCGCGAGCTGCGCCTGCCCCTGGTCTCCACCTTCAGCGAGGTGCCCGTGGGCAAGCCGCTGGCATACGTGGACTCCCGGGGACGCGTGGGCTTCGCGGTGAACCAGGGCAGCTTCGCCCAGGTCCACGGCGTGCGGCCCCTGACGCCGTGGATTCTGAAGCGGAAGTAA
- a CDS encoding OmpA/MotB family protein — protein sequence MRFKLALAALAVLSTAPGCVGKGKYNALAAEAENLDNRLKEEKLAREALEAKIKELEEQKAALEQDKEALATRLATSESRLTASAAERSALERKNEELKALNDELAKNTRRLAEAKEALEKRSAEYENLAQSLKQEISDGKIQLSELQGRMTVQLKDKILFASGSTRVGKEGQEALAKIADALKSVQGRIIRVEGHTDDVPTDKNGPFPSNWELSLARAMAVVRALQDAGVDPTVLSAAGYGQYQPIAANDSAENRSLNRRIEIVLAAKAGGR from the coding sequence ATGCGTTTCAAGTTGGCTCTGGCTGCGCTCGCCGTCCTTTCCACCGCCCCGGGTTGTGTCGGGAAGGGCAAGTACAACGCGCTGGCAGCGGAAGCGGAGAACCTCGACAACCGGTTGAAGGAGGAGAAGCTCGCCCGGGAGGCCCTGGAGGCCAAGATCAAGGAGCTGGAGGAGCAGAAGGCGGCCCTGGAGCAGGACAAGGAGGCCCTCGCCACGCGGCTGGCCACCTCCGAGTCCCGCCTCACCGCCTCGGCGGCCGAGCGCTCCGCGCTGGAGCGGAAGAACGAGGAGTTGAAGGCCCTCAATGACGAGCTGGCCAAGAACACCCGCCGGCTCGCCGAGGCGAAGGAGGCCCTGGAGAAGCGCAGCGCCGAGTACGAGAACCTCGCCCAGAGCCTCAAGCAGGAGATCTCCGACGGGAAGATCCAGCTCTCCGAGCTCCAGGGCCGGATGACGGTGCAGCTCAAGGACAAGATCCTCTTTGCCTCGGGCTCCACCCGCGTGGGCAAGGAGGGCCAGGAGGCGCTGGCGAAGATCGCCGATGCCCTCAAGTCGGTGCAGGGCCGCATCATCCGCGTGGAAGGCCACACGGACGACGTGCCCACGGACAAGAACGGCCCGTTTCCCTCCAACTGGGAGCTGAGCCTGGCGCGCGCCATGGCCGTGGTGCGGGCGCTCCAGGACGCCGGGGTGGATCCCACGGTGCTCTCGGCGGCGGGGTATGGGCAGTACCAACCGATTGCCGCCAATGACAGTGCGGAAAACCGCAGCCTGAACCGCCGCATCGAAATCGTGCTCGCCGCAAAGGCGGGAGGACGCTAG
- a CDS encoding DUF5953 family protein gives MTTRRKLGIIVYAPALMSSDGRTLAVVHGMERALPGLRLEWKVSEDGRPIALPQRDAWLAEETKDGGFLLVCNGDESYPVTVYGLQTPGSQAPGGQPLFDVHAKLPLDDAMIAAAPGVLESVAEGARALWGHATPSKTAVEIAGQTMDPVHKPGFPPRGRPALKFPEKIRSPEIPHRLGWLNYWSAAAAQAIGFPDPPRDADLLARARRTATGGWVIRLTDTPLDLDNPSHIEVLMRAYERFPAIGGRVQ, from the coding sequence ATGACGACGCGAAGAAAACTCGGCATCATCGTCTATGCGCCTGCGCTCATGAGCAGCGACGGTCGCACGCTCGCTGTCGTCCACGGGATGGAGCGGGCGCTGCCCGGCTTGCGCCTGGAGTGGAAGGTTTCCGAAGACGGGCGCCCCATCGCATTGCCTCAGCGTGACGCGTGGCTCGCGGAAGAAACCAAGGACGGGGGGTTCCTCCTCGTATGCAACGGCGACGAGAGTTACCCCGTGACGGTTTATGGGTTGCAAACACCTGGGAGCCAAGCGCCGGGTGGCCAGCCCTTGTTTGATGTCCATGCAAAGCTACCGCTGGACGATGCCATGATCGCGGCAGCGCCTGGCGTGCTTGAAAGCGTAGCAGAGGGCGCACGCGCGCTGTGGGGGCATGCGACGCCGTCCAAAACGGCGGTGGAGATCGCGGGGCAAACAATGGATCCAGTGCATAAGCCAGGGTTTCCGCCCCGGGGGCGCCCAGCGCTCAAGTTCCCAGAGAAAATCCGCTCGCCCGAGATTCCGCATCGCCTCGGGTGGCTGAACTACTGGTCTGCCGCTGCCGCACAGGCCATCGGGTTCCCGGATCCCCCGCGCGATGCGGACCTCCTCGCTCGGGCGCGGCGCACTGCGACGGGCGGGTGGGTCATTCGGCTCACAGATACGCCGCTCGATCTCGACAACCCCTCTCACATTGAGGTGCTCATGCGCGCGTATGAGCGCTTTCCGGCGATTGGCGGGCGCGTTCAGTGA